A genomic stretch from Marinobacter fonticola includes:
- a CDS encoding malonate--CoA ligase yields MTDNLFETFAQRMGAQADKDFIVTPDGRRYSYTDALALSARLAGALKGLNVKPGDRVAVQVDKSPEAIILYLACLRMGGVYLPLNTGYTTAEIGYFLGDAEPALFVCRPAAFAEARSIGDETNCSNVETLGTGGDGSLMDLAKVADPFESVEVCGRDDLAAILYTSGTTGRSKGAMLTHGNLGSNAQSLTEAWRFTAADRLIHALPIFHTHGLFVACNVVLMSGASLYFLPKFDLDALIDALPEGTTMMGVPTFYTRLLQDDRLNKELTRNMRLFTSGSAPLTADTHKAFEERTGHAILERYGMTETNMNTSNPYDGARIAGTVGKPLPGVEIRITDAETHQPVPEGDIGMLEVRGPNVFKGYWRMPEKTKEELLDDGFFVTGDLAQLDENGYVQIVGRDKDLVISGGFNVYPKEVEQVIDEMDVVDESAVIGVPHPDFGEGVTALVVLKSGATITEAEVLAALKDRLAKYKQPKRVFFVDTLPRNTMGKVQKNQLRETYKSIYDKT; encoded by the coding sequence ATGACTGACAACCTGTTTGAAACCTTCGCCCAGCGGATGGGTGCCCAGGCGGACAAGGACTTTATCGTCACTCCCGACGGGCGCCGCTACAGCTACACCGATGCCCTGGCTCTGAGCGCCCGGTTGGCCGGCGCGTTGAAGGGTCTGAACGTCAAGCCCGGAGATCGTGTGGCGGTGCAGGTGGACAAAAGTCCCGAGGCGATCATCCTCTACCTGGCCTGTCTGCGCATGGGCGGCGTCTACCTCCCGCTCAACACCGGCTACACCACCGCCGAGATCGGCTATTTCCTGGGGGATGCGGAACCGGCGTTGTTTGTCTGCCGTCCGGCGGCTTTTGCCGAAGCGCGATCCATCGGCGACGAAACGAATTGCTCCAACGTGGAGACCCTCGGAACCGGCGGAGACGGCAGCCTGATGGATTTGGCGAAGGTGGCCGATCCGTTCGAATCGGTGGAAGTCTGCGGCAGGGACGATCTGGCTGCTATCCTCTATACCTCCGGTACCACCGGTCGCTCCAAGGGGGCGATGCTGACCCATGGCAATCTGGGCTCCAACGCGCAGTCCCTGACCGAGGCCTGGCGCTTTACCGCCGCCGACCGATTGATCCATGCCTTGCCGATCTTCCACACCCATGGCTTGTTTGTGGCCTGCAACGTGGTGCTGATGTCCGGCGCCAGCCTGTATTTCCTGCCCAAGTTCGATCTGGATGCGCTGATAGACGCTCTGCCCGAGGGCACCACGATGATGGGCGTGCCTACTTTCTATACACGGCTGCTGCAGGACGACCGCCTCAACAAAGAATTAACCCGCAACATGCGCCTGTTCACCTCAGGCTCGGCACCGCTGACGGCGGATACTCATAAGGCTTTTGAGGAACGTACCGGTCACGCCATCCTTGAGCGCTACGGTATGACCGAGACCAATATGAATACGTCCAACCCGTACGATGGTGCCCGGATAGCTGGTACCGTCGGCAAGCCGCTACCGGGCGTCGAGATTCGCATCACCGATGCCGAAACCCACCAGCCGGTGCCGGAAGGCGATATCGGTATGCTGGAAGTGCGCGGTCCCAACGTGTTCAAAGGCTACTGGCGCATGCCGGAGAAGACGAAGGAAGAGTTGCTGGACGATGGTTTCTTCGTCACTGGCGACTTGGCCCAGCTCGACGAGAACGGCTACGTGCAGATCGTTGGCCGTGACAAGGACCTCGTGATCTCAGGCGGCTTCAACGTCTATCCCAAGGAAGTGGAGCAGGTGATCGACGAAATGGACGTAGTGGATGAGTCCGCCGTCATTGGCGTGCCCCATCCGGACTTCGGCGAAGGCGTCACCGCCTTGGTAGTTCTCAAGTCAGGCGCCACAATCACGGAGGCCGAAGTGCTTGCCGCACTGAAGGATCGCCTGGCCAAGTACAAGCAGCCCAAACGGGTGTTCTTCGTCGACACCTTGCCGCGCAACACCATGGGCAAGGTGCAGAAGAACCAGTTACGCGAGACTTACAAGTCCATCTACGACAAAACCTGA
- a CDS encoding malonyl-CoA decarboxylase yields MNMSFLQELFSNITQREALLRRRTGNGLVVDHNHLLEACQALLKSDGEASSISHASHALEIYARLDDDSKTRFFERLAKDFSADPREIDHAYAAYRKGRENAALQRLFDVCEPRRQELLRRLNLSTGGTYELVRMREDLLRLMRSHKDFEAINADFTHLFASWFNRGFLVVKRIDWNTPAAILERIIRYEAVHKIRDWDDLRRRLDNRDRRCFAFFHPAIGDEPLIFVEVALTRGLPEQIQPILDAGSYDIEDPEAADTAAFFGISNCQVGLRGISFGNFLIKQVVQELKQELPKLKNFVTLSPMPGFRKWLESTYLEETVQQPDKVGLEPEALATLQLLKNPEWPADPEQSERLNAVIRPLAARYLLKEKNRDGQPLNPVARFHLGNGAELHRINWQGDISEQGIQQSTGLMVNYLYVIDAIERNHEQYITDHTIVCSSSVRDLSRRGRKLLKGDTGK; encoded by the coding sequence ATGAACATGAGTTTTCTGCAGGAATTGTTCAGCAACATAACCCAGCGCGAAGCCTTACTGCGACGGCGCACGGGTAACGGCCTGGTGGTTGACCACAACCACCTGCTGGAGGCTTGCCAGGCGTTGCTGAAAAGTGATGGCGAGGCCTCAAGCATCAGTCACGCGAGCCATGCGCTGGAAATCTATGCGCGCCTCGACGACGACAGCAAGACCCGTTTCTTCGAACGGCTGGCCAAGGATTTCTCCGCCGATCCGCGAGAAATTGATCACGCCTATGCCGCTTATCGGAAGGGCCGGGAGAACGCCGCGCTACAGCGCCTGTTCGACGTCTGTGAACCGCGCCGTCAGGAACTGCTGAGGCGGTTGAACCTGTCGACCGGCGGCACGTACGAACTGGTCCGCATGCGCGAAGACCTGCTGCGACTCATGCGCAGCCATAAAGACTTCGAGGCAATCAATGCCGATTTCACGCACCTGTTTGCGTCCTGGTTCAATCGCGGCTTTCTGGTGGTCAAGCGTATCGACTGGAATACGCCAGCGGCTATTCTTGAGCGCATTATCCGTTACGAGGCGGTGCACAAAATCCGTGACTGGGATGACCTGCGCCGTCGCCTGGATAACCGCGACCGACGTTGCTTTGCCTTCTTCCATCCCGCCATCGGCGACGAACCGTTGATCTTTGTGGAAGTGGCGCTGACCCGTGGCCTACCGGAACAGATCCAACCGATTCTGGACGCAGGCAGCTACGATATCGAGGACCCGGAAGCGGCAGATACCGCGGCCTTCTTCGGCATCAGCAACTGCCAGGTTGGGCTGCGGGGAATTTCTTTCGGCAACTTCCTGATCAAGCAGGTCGTGCAGGAACTCAAGCAGGAACTGCCCAAGCTGAAGAACTTCGTCACCCTCTCGCCCATGCCCGGCTTCCGCAAATGGCTTGAGTCGACTTATCTTGAGGAAACTGTCCAGCAGCCGGACAAAGTGGGACTGGAGCCGGAGGCACTGGCCACGCTCCAGCTACTGAAAAACCCAGAATGGCCGGCGGATCCCGAGCAGTCAGAACGGCTTAATGCAGTGATCCGTCCCCTGGCCGCCCGCTATTTACTTAAAGAGAAGAATCGTGATGGCCAGCCGCTGAATCCCGTGGCCCGTTTCCATCTGGGCAACGGCGCCGAGCTGCATCGCATCAATTGGCAGGGAGATATATCAGAACAAGGGATACAGCAATCCACCGGACTGATGGTTAATTACCTATACGTGATCGACGCCATCGAGCGCAATCACGAGCAATACATCACCGACCACACGATAGTCTGTTCCTCCAGCGTCCGCGATCTCAGCCGGCGGGGCCGCAAACTGCTTAAGGGAGACACCGGAAAATGA
- a CDS encoding TRAP transporter large permease, protein MDPVTSGILVLIALVLLMAIGVPIAFALGGVSIVALVLNRGMVELTYFGETFFGSIASFGFVAIPMFILMGAAVASSPTGRDLYRSLDLWMGRLPGGLAISNIAACSVFAALSGSSPATCAAIGKLGIPEMRKRGYPDGVAAGCIAAGGTLGILIPPSVTMIVYGISTETSIGRLFIAGALPGVMLAALFMLWTLIACKLAGGYDTPSPLMQVANQVKENVEGNMRALMRVVPFLVVVFAILFALYGGVATPSEAAGVGAFFCIALAIIVYRMWQFKPLKTVMRDALRESVMIMLIIAAAEIFAFALSSMYITQTLAEAIAALEVNRWALMGAINLFLLVAGFFLPPVAVIVMTAPILLPIVLAANFDPYWFAVILTINLEIGLITPPVGLNLFIIKGITPDIDLRDILMGSLPYALCMVLGIVILCFFPEIATWLPDVLMNPSG, encoded by the coding sequence ATGGATCCTGTAACGAGCGGCATCTTGGTACTTATTGCGCTGGTTCTCCTCATGGCCATCGGTGTGCCCATTGCCTTTGCGCTGGGCGGTGTTTCCATCGTCGCATTGGTGCTCAATCGCGGTATGGTCGAGCTGACTTACTTCGGTGAGACCTTCTTCGGTAGTATCGCCTCCTTCGGCTTCGTGGCGATCCCGATGTTCATACTGATGGGCGCTGCGGTGGCCTCATCCCCGACCGGTAGGGATCTCTACCGGTCGCTGGACCTATGGATGGGTCGGCTGCCCGGTGGACTGGCGATTTCCAATATCGCCGCCTGCTCGGTGTTCGCGGCCTTGTCCGGTTCCTCTCCCGCGACCTGTGCGGCTATCGGCAAGCTGGGCATACCCGAAATGCGCAAACGCGGTTACCCGGATGGCGTGGCTGCGGGCTGCATTGCGGCCGGCGGAACCCTGGGCATCCTGATTCCGCCGTCGGTCACCATGATCGTCTATGGCATTTCCACCGAGACCTCTATCGGCCGGTTGTTTATCGCCGGTGCTCTGCCGGGGGTGATGCTGGCGGCCCTGTTCATGCTCTGGACGTTGATTGCCTGTAAGCTGGCCGGCGGTTACGACACGCCCAGCCCGCTCATGCAGGTTGCCAACCAGGTGAAGGAGAACGTCGAGGGCAACATGCGCGCCTTGATGCGAGTGGTGCCTTTTCTGGTGGTGGTCTTCGCGATCCTTTTCGCGCTGTATGGCGGTGTGGCCACACCCTCGGAAGCGGCAGGTGTCGGTGCTTTCTTCTGTATCGCGCTGGCGATCATTGTCTACCGCATGTGGCAGTTCAAGCCCCTGAAAACGGTCATGCGCGACGCTCTGCGGGAAAGTGTGATGATCATGCTGATCATCGCCGCGGCAGAGATCTTCGCCTTTGCCCTATCGTCCATGTATATCACCCAGACGCTTGCTGAGGCGATTGCCGCACTGGAAGTGAATCGCTGGGCGCTGATGGGCGCGATCAACTTGTTTCTGCTGGTAGCCGGCTTCTTCCTGCCGCCGGTGGCGGTGATCGTCATGACTGCACCGATCCTATTGCCCATCGTACTGGCGGCGAACTTCGATCCCTACTGGTTCGCGGTGATTCTGACCATCAACCTGGAAATCGGACTGATCACGCCGCCGGTAGGCCTGAACCTGTTCATCATCAAGGGCATCACACCGGATATCGATCTGCGCGATATCCTGATGGGCAGCCTGCCATACGCGCTGTGCATGGTGTTAGGTATCGTCATTCTCTGTTTCTTCCCGGAAATTGCCACTTGGCTGCCCGACGTGCTGATGAATCCCTCCGGCTGA
- a CDS encoding TRAP transporter small permease subunit translates to MSNSLSRPAPALSGVTGAYVRVMDALSVATGVIAGLLLCFGVLAVCHMVFVRYAMGESTTWQTEFTTYAISGAMLLGAPYVLLTNGHVAVTILPDALSNTPRKIMNFVASLCGLAFCAALTYGAWVYMHEAYTMGWTTGTVWNPPLWPAVVPMAVGSTLLSLQYVAELIREAR, encoded by the coding sequence ATGTCCAATTCCCTGAGCCGTCCCGCTCCCGCTTTATCCGGCGTTACCGGGGCCTACGTCCGCGTTATGGACGCATTGTCTGTCGCCACCGGTGTCATCGCTGGCCTTCTACTATGCTTCGGTGTGCTTGCCGTCTGCCACATGGTGTTTGTGCGCTATGCGATGGGTGAAAGCACCACCTGGCAGACTGAATTCACCACCTACGCCATCAGTGGCGCCATGCTGCTGGGTGCTCCTTATGTCCTCCTCACCAATGGCCATGTGGCCGTCACTATACTGCCCGATGCGTTGAGCAATACGCCGCGCAAAATCATGAATTTCGTCGCGTCCCTATGTGGTTTGGCATTCTGTGCTGCGCTGACCTACGGTGCTTGGGTCTATATGCACGAGGCCTACACCATGGGTTGGACCACCGGCACGGTCTGGAACCCGCCGCTGTGGCCGGCCGTTGTCCCCATGGCAGTCGGCTCGACCTTACTGTCGCTGCAGTACGTTGCTGAACTGATTCGGGAGGCCCGTTGA
- a CDS encoding TRAP transporter substrate-binding protein → MKHQVLTIVAAVGLALSVVGTATAETVLRASHQFPGGKGDVRDEMVQLMAKEVEKANVDLKIQVYPGESLFKAKEQWGALVRGRLDMTALPLDYASGRHPEFSATLMPGLVRSHERAQRLNDSKFMGMVKKVINDAGVKVLADAWLAGGFASDMRCITSPDTVQGQTMRAAGPAFDEMLAEAGASIASMPSSEIYTAMQTGVLDGANTSSGSFVSYRIYEQATCLTAPGENALWFMYEPVLISQRSWEGLTPEQQEALEAAGQKAEEYFASEAENLDQKLVDVYKENGVEVVQMSPENYQAWLDIAKESSYKTFADNVPNGQALIDAALEVE, encoded by the coding sequence ATGAAACATCAAGTCCTAACGATCGTAGCGGCCGTAGGTCTGGCCTTATCCGTAGTCGGCACGGCCACGGCAGAAACCGTGTTGCGCGCTTCCCATCAGTTCCCCGGCGGTAAGGGTGATGTACGTGATGAAATGGTTCAGTTGATGGCCAAAGAAGTCGAAAAGGCGAATGTCGACTTAAAAATCCAGGTCTATCCGGGGGAATCGTTGTTCAAGGCCAAGGAACAGTGGGGCGCGTTGGTACGCGGCCGCTTGGATATGACGGCGCTGCCTCTGGATTACGCCAGTGGCCGTCATCCTGAGTTTTCCGCCACCTTGATGCCCGGCCTGGTACGTAGTCATGAGCGGGCCCAGCGCCTTAATGACTCCAAGTTCATGGGTATGGTCAAGAAGGTGATCAACGACGCTGGTGTCAAAGTGCTGGCCGATGCTTGGCTCGCTGGCGGTTTCGCCTCCGATATGCGCTGCATCACTTCGCCGGATACCGTTCAGGGACAGACAATGCGTGCTGCAGGCCCGGCCTTTGACGAAATGCTCGCCGAGGCGGGGGCGTCGATTGCCTCCATGCCGTCTTCCGAAATCTACACCGCCATGCAGACGGGGGTGCTCGATGGTGCCAATACCTCATCCGGCTCTTTCGTTTCCTACCGCATCTACGAACAAGCCACCTGTCTGACGGCACCGGGTGAGAACGCCCTTTGGTTTATGTATGAGCCGGTACTGATTTCCCAGCGGAGTTGGGAAGGACTGACGCCTGAACAGCAGGAAGCGCTCGAAGCGGCTGGCCAGAAAGCTGAAGAATACTTCGCGAGCGAAGCGGAGAACCTCGATCAGAAGCTGGTGGATGTCTACAAGGAGAATGGTGTGGAAGTCGTGCAGATGTCGCCGGAGAACTATCAAGCATGGCTCGATATAGCCAAGGAGAGCTCGTATAAGACGTTTGCCGACAACGTACCCAATGGGCAGGCGTTGATCGACGCGGCTCTGGAAGTGGAATAG
- a CDS encoding GntR family transcriptional regulator, giving the protein MKRSNTQRLKDSLEDDIINGRLSPGERLDPEELAQRFSVSRTPIREAIHQLTASGLVTVVPKKGTFVAKMGVEQLIEMFEVMAELEGMCGRLAARRITSAELARLGDALKRCETAAEKGDPDEYYYENEDFHQCIYRASHNNFLVSEANQLKQRLKPYRRLQLQVRHRVSNSLQEHRDIYQAIEAGRADEAEDAMRRHVLIQGERFSDFVASMKKFSDRL; this is encoded by the coding sequence GTGAAACGCTCGAACACACAGCGTCTGAAGGACTCGCTGGAAGACGACATCATCAATGGCCGGCTATCGCCCGGCGAACGGTTGGACCCGGAGGAACTGGCCCAGCGATTCAGCGTCTCACGCACGCCGATTCGCGAGGCTATCCATCAACTGACCGCCAGCGGTCTGGTCACCGTCGTGCCGAAGAAAGGTACCTTTGTGGCCAAGATGGGTGTGGAGCAGCTCATCGAGATGTTCGAGGTGATGGCCGAATTGGAAGGCATGTGCGGTCGGCTGGCTGCCCGTCGGATTACCTCGGCTGAGCTGGCCAGGTTGGGTGATGCGCTAAAGCGCTGCGAGACGGCGGCCGAGAAAGGCGATCCCGACGAGTACTACTACGAGAACGAGGATTTCCATCAGTGCATCTACCGGGCGAGCCACAATAATTTCCTCGTTTCCGAGGCCAATCAACTCAAGCAGCGGCTCAAACCCTATCGCCGTTTGCAGTTGCAGGTGCGCCACCGGGTCAGCAATTCACTGCAGGAGCACCGGGACATCTACCAGGCCATTGAGGCCGGCCGTGCCGATGAAGCGGAAGATGCCATGCGCCGGCACGTACTGATCCAGGGCGAACGCTTCAGCGATTTCGTCGCAAGTATGAAGAAATTCAGCGACCGCCTCTGA
- a CDS encoding methyl-accepting chemotaxis protein codes for MKFNLSWHQKFLALIVATPIGLAFIGGAVFWGLQSVSSSYQSIHQITRYENAAGNLLTAWSAAEKELSTLTPDNRNAVAEELDALLANANQLEKQATALGDPEASRYANQIQAETARYVDFRHQWLAQMDKLGLSGSSGIRAELQTAMTQLQELSLSLFEQSLDDIVRSSRAYIGDRDPNFAEAANQAVASLEALVEEYDWQDNVIGEAARNYREVFNRADAMLKDIIAANNRADQAGAALQDLVIAQSKSLQSGLIAEAISQAESAETSAKVVSIGAIAVFGPLLVLILFLISRTLVSRLNAVVTLLSRVSGGDLTQKLTLGKNPRDEFNVLGQATNQMVDNIGKLMRESIAGTENLLGVHGELEKTMDRLTQNSEKVESQTIQAAAATQQISVTLNDVAQRTSQVGVSTQTANDAAQSGSRVVEDSVNAMRRLSAMIQDTHSHVKQLTQAAGNVTGIIDVINGLADQTNLLALNAAIEAARAGEAGRGFSVVADEVRTLAQKTVAATTNIVSIIDDLNKQTASMDRLAAEGLTIANEGEASATQIANAMGSVTTSIETLNSEMDQVVVAVEEISVTTEEIAQKMEAIRGQSGETQSIGQELGRQNERLSEEAGVIAESTRRFRVQ; via the coding sequence GTGAAGTTCAACCTGTCCTGGCACCAGAAGTTCCTGGCCTTGATCGTCGCTACGCCCATTGGACTGGCTTTCATTGGAGGCGCGGTATTCTGGGGCCTGCAGAGCGTGTCCTCGTCCTACCAGTCGATTCACCAGATCACCCGTTATGAAAATGCCGCCGGCAACCTCCTCACTGCGTGGAGCGCAGCGGAGAAAGAGTTGAGCACGCTCACCCCCGACAACCGCAATGCGGTCGCGGAAGAGCTCGATGCCCTGCTAGCCAATGCTAACCAATTAGAGAAACAAGCCACGGCTCTTGGCGATCCTGAGGCGAGTCGCTACGCAAACCAGATCCAGGCAGAAACCGCACGCTACGTCGACTTCCGTCACCAGTGGTTGGCGCAGATGGACAAGCTCGGCTTATCCGGCAGCAGCGGTATCCGAGCGGAACTACAAACCGCCATGACGCAGTTGCAGGAGCTTTCGCTCAGCCTGTTCGAACAGTCGCTCGACGATATAGTTCGCAGCAGCCGGGCTTATATTGGCGACCGTGATCCGAATTTCGCAGAGGCGGCCAACCAGGCTGTGGCGTCCCTGGAAGCCCTAGTGGAGGAATACGACTGGCAGGACAACGTGATCGGCGAGGCAGCGCGCAACTATCGCGAGGTATTCAATCGCGCCGACGCGATGCTGAAAGACATCATCGCCGCCAATAACAGGGCCGATCAGGCGGGCGCCGCCCTACAGGATTTGGTGATAGCCCAGAGTAAATCCCTGCAATCCGGCCTGATCGCAGAGGCCATCAGCCAGGCGGAAAGCGCGGAAACCTCCGCCAAGGTCGTGAGTATCGGCGCCATCGCCGTATTCGGTCCGCTACTGGTACTGATTTTGTTCCTGATTTCCCGCACCTTGGTGAGCCGCCTTAACGCGGTGGTGACGTTGCTCTCCCGGGTATCGGGCGGTGACCTTACCCAGAAGCTGACGCTGGGCAAGAACCCGCGGGACGAGTTCAACGTGCTCGGTCAGGCCACCAACCAGATGGTAGATAATATCGGCAAGCTGATGCGCGAATCCATCGCCGGCACTGAAAACCTGCTGGGCGTCCACGGCGAATTGGAAAAAACCATGGACCGGCTGACCCAGAACAGCGAGAAAGTCGAGTCTCAAACCATTCAGGCCGCTGCAGCCACCCAGCAGATTTCAGTGACCCTTAACGACGTGGCCCAGCGCACCTCTCAGGTCGGCGTATCCACCCAGACCGCTAACGATGCCGCCCAATCCGGCTCCCGGGTGGTGGAAGACAGCGTGAACGCCATGCGCCGGCTATCGGCCATGATTCAGGATACCCACAGCCACGTGAAGCAGCTGACCCAGGCTGCCGGCAATGTCACCGGCATTATCGATGTCATCAACGGCCTGGCGGACCAGACCAACCTGCTGGCACTCAATGCCGCCATTGAAGCGGCCCGCGCGGGCGAAGCCGGCCGTGGCTTTTCGGTGGTCGCCGACGAAGTCCGTACCCTGGCCCAGAAAACCGTAGCTGCCACCACCAATATCGTCAGCATCATCGACGACCTGAACAAGCAGACCGCCAGCATGGACCGGCTGGCCGCCGAGGGCCTGACGATCGCCAACGAAGGTGAAGCCAGCGCCACCCAGATCGCTAACGCCATGGGCAGCGTGACCACCTCCATCGAGACCCTGAACTCGGAAATGGATCAGGTGGTCGTTGCGGTGGAAGAGATCTCCGTCACCACCGAGGAGATCGCCCAGAAGATGGAAGCGATTCGTGGTCAAAGCGGCGAGACCCAATCCATCGGCCAGGAACTGGGACGCCAGAACGAGCGGCTGTCTGAGGAGGCCGGAGTGATTGCCGAAAGCACGCGGCGCTTCCGCGTACAATAA
- a CDS encoding ZIP family metal transporter has protein sequence MLADFNVVLLGSLASLLAGLGTALGALGVFLVRRLSDKLQDGMLSAAAGVMLAASFFSLLLPGIKYGEELTGHTWMAALMVIAGLLMGAALLYYIHQRLPHEHFTLGPEGPSAAHIHRIWLFVIAITLHNFPEGMAVGVGFGGGNISNGVALAIGIGLQNIPEGLAVAVSLLGINHSRTKAFGIAMLTGLVEPVGGVFGATMVWIAEPIMPWTLGFAAGAMLFIISDEIIPETHRGSYRTLATFSLLGGFVVMMFLDATLG, from the coding sequence ATGCTCGCAGACTTCAACGTTGTCTTGCTGGGCTCACTGGCCAGCTTACTGGCCGGTTTGGGAACGGCACTCGGCGCACTGGGCGTATTTCTTGTTCGCCGGCTTTCCGACAAGCTTCAGGATGGCATGCTCAGCGCCGCCGCCGGGGTCATGCTGGCCGCGTCCTTCTTCTCGTTGCTGCTCCCCGGTATCAAATACGGCGAAGAGCTGACAGGGCACACCTGGATGGCAGCGCTCATGGTGATCGCCGGACTGCTGATGGGTGCCGCCCTGCTCTACTACATTCACCAGCGCCTCCCCCACGAGCACTTCACCCTCGGCCCGGAGGGGCCTTCCGCCGCCCATATCCACCGCATCTGGCTGTTCGTCATTGCTATTACGCTGCACAACTTTCCCGAGGGCATGGCGGTCGGCGTTGGTTTTGGCGGCGGCAACATCAGTAACGGCGTCGCTTTGGCCATCGGCATCGGGCTGCAAAATATTCCCGAGGGCTTGGCGGTAGCCGTTTCCCTGCTGGGGATCAATCATTCCCGCACCAAGGCTTTCGGCATCGCGATGCTGACCGGTCTGGTGGAGCCGGTCGGCGGCGTATTCGGCGCCACCATGGTCTGGATCGCCGAGCCCATTATGCCCTGGACCCTGGGCTTCGCTGCTGGCGCCATGCTGTTCATCATCAGCGACGAGATCATTCCTGAGACCCATCGTGGGAGTTACCGCACCTTGGCCACGTTCTCGCTGCTGGGTGGTTTTGTCGTCATGATGTTCCTGGATGCAACGCTTGGATGA
- a CDS encoding CaiB/BaiF CoA transferase family protein has product MTGPLHGIRVIDLTAMVSGPMATMMLADQGAEVIKVENPAGGDFTRLAANRQGGFAASYLNNNRNKRSVALNLKDPEGKNALLKLIAGADVFVQNFRPGVIERMGFDEDAVRKVAPDIVYVSISGFGENGPYADRPVYDPLIQGLSGLASVQAGSDQHRPQLVRTILPDKLTGVTAAQAITAALFARERTGAAQHVRLSMLDAVIAFLWGSDMGSQTFVQHELPQQAAASFQDLIYETTNGYITVAVQNDREWRALLKALDKPEWADDPRFLTAELRQRNIDARLELTQSVLRTDTSEFWLEQLQAENVPSAPVLNRHQMISHPQVAATGIIREYDHPQAGRLRQARAAARFSGAELPPPAGAPALGADTFAVLRACGYDDATLADLAERGVLGIPLGNPKENLE; this is encoded by the coding sequence ATGACAGGTCCCTTGCACGGTATTCGCGTGATTGACCTGACCGCCATGGTCTCCGGCCCGATGGCCACCATGATGCTGGCCGATCAGGGCGCCGAGGTGATCAAGGTGGAAAATCCCGCTGGCGGTGATTTCACCCGGCTGGCCGCTAACCGCCAGGGCGGCTTTGCGGCCTCGTACCTCAATAACAACCGCAACAAGCGTTCGGTCGCACTCAACCTGAAGGACCCGGAAGGCAAGAACGCCCTGTTGAAGCTGATCGCCGGTGCCGACGTCTTTGTGCAGAACTTCCGTCCCGGCGTCATCGAGCGCATGGGTTTCGACGAAGACGCCGTGCGCAAGGTGGCCCCGGATATCGTCTATGTGTCGATCAGCGGGTTCGGCGAGAATGGCCCGTATGCCGACCGGCCCGTGTACGACCCGCTGATTCAGGGGCTATCCGGCTTGGCCAGCGTGCAGGCCGGGTCCGACCAGCACCGGCCGCAACTGGTGCGCACGATCTTGCCGGATAAGCTGACCGGCGTCACCGCCGCGCAGGCGATCACTGCCGCGCTGTTCGCCCGGGAACGTACCGGCGCGGCCCAGCATGTGCGTCTGTCGATGCTGGACGCCGTGATCGCGTTCCTCTGGGGCTCGGATATGGGCAGCCAGACGTTCGTTCAACACGAACTACCGCAGCAGGCGGCGGCCAGCTTCCAGGATCTGATCTACGAAACCACCAATGGCTATATCACCGTTGCGGTGCAGAACGACCGCGAGTGGCGGGCGCTGCTCAAAGCTCTGGACAAGCCCGAGTGGGCCGACGACCCACGCTTTTTGACCGCCGAGCTGCGCCAGCGCAACATCGACGCCCGGCTCGAACTGACGCAATCCGTCCTGCGGACCGATACCTCCGAATTCTGGCTTGAGCAACTTCAGGCCGAGAACGTGCCCAGCGCGCCGGTACTGAACCGGCATCAGATGATCAGCCACCCGCAAGTCGCGGCGACCGGTATCATTCGCGAATACGACCACCCCCAAGCCGGGCGTTTGCGCCAGGCCCGCGCAGCGGCTCGCTTTTCCGGCGCCGAACTGCCGCCCCCCGCCGGTGCCCCGGCCCTGGGCGCGGACACGTTCGCCGTTTTGCGCGCCTGCGGTTACGACGACGCCACGCTTGCCGACCTGGCCGAACGCGGCGTTCTTGGCATTCCTCTTGGTAACCCCAAGGAGAACCTGGAATGA